A genomic segment from Flavobacterium litorale encodes:
- a CDS encoding hemolysin family protein gives MEVTIIITSLFLSAFFSGMEIAYVSSNKVYLGVERKQTTLMSKILTKLTENPVQFITSMLVGNSIALVVYGYYMGNAVMGWIVATGWQIPLFYEVLLQIIVSLFVILITAEFLPKVFFQIYANTLIKFFALPAYIFSFLFYWISIFVIKISDFILLKILRTNGDTKEAYFTRGELGNYINEQMDGVNAQDDMDSEIQMFQNALDFSDLKAREVMTPRTEIAAVELNDAVAELRELFVDTGYSKVIVYQDTLDNIIGYIHSFELFKKPKTIKDAMIPIEYVPETIYIKELLNILTRKRKSMAVVLDEYGGTSGIITIEDIIEELFGEIEDEHDSDEEFIEKVLDNGAYVFSARCDVEYINEQYGLELPESDSYATLGGFVVDNTKEIPKTGEKIKLDNFEIVIEAASNKKIERIWLKPLQEK, from the coding sequence ATGGAAGTTACGATAATTATAACCAGTCTCTTCCTGTCAGCCTTTTTCTCAGGGATGGAGATTGCCTATGTATCGTCCAATAAAGTCTATTTGGGTGTAGAGCGTAAGCAAACCACCCTAATGTCCAAAATACTTACCAAACTTACCGAAAACCCCGTACAATTTATTACCTCCATGCTAGTAGGTAACAGCATAGCATTAGTAGTATACGGTTACTACATGGGTAATGCAGTAATGGGCTGGATTGTAGCAACAGGCTGGCAAATACCATTATTTTACGAGGTTTTATTGCAAATAATAGTATCGTTATTTGTTATATTAATTACAGCAGAGTTCCTCCCCAAAGTATTTTTCCAAATATACGCCAACACACTCATAAAATTCTTTGCACTCCCTGCCTACATCTTTTCGTTTCTCTTTTATTGGATATCCATTTTTGTGATAAAAATATCCGATTTCATCTTATTAAAAATACTACGAACCAACGGAGATACTAAGGAAGCGTATTTTACACGAGGCGAGTTAGGAAACTACATTAACGAGCAAATGGACGGCGTAAATGCCCAAGACGATATGGATTCCGAAATACAAATGTTTCAGAATGCGTTGGATTTTTCAGATTTAAAAGCCCGTGAGGTAATGACGCCACGTACTGAAATTGCTGCCGTTGAGCTTAACGACGCTGTTGCCGAATTGCGTGAGCTATTTGTAGATACGGGCTACTCCAAAGTAATTGTATACCAAGATACCCTCGATAATATTATAGGTTACATACATTCTTTTGAGTTGTTTAAAAAACCAAAAACCATAAAAGATGCCATGATACCCATTGAGTATGTACCCGAAACCATTTACATAAAAGAGTTACTTAACATACTTACCCGTAAACGCAAAAGTATGGCTGTGGTGCTTGACGAATATGGAGGTACATCGGGCATTATAACCATAGAGGATATTATTGAAGAACTTTTTGGTGAGATAGAGGACGAACACGATTCTGACGAAGAGTTTATTGAGAAAGTATTGGATAACGGTGCGTATGTGTTTTCTGCACGATGTGATGTAGAGTATATAAACGAGCAATATGGGCTGGAGTTGCCAGAAAGTGACTCCTACGCAACCCTTGGTGGTTTTGTGGTAGATAACACAAAAGAGATACCCAAAACAGGCGAAAAAATAAAGCTGGATAACTTTGAGATTGTGATAGAAGCGGCTTCAAATAAAAAAATAGAACGCATCTGGTTAAAGCCCTTGCAAGAGAAATAA
- a CDS encoding peptidylprolyl isomerase, giving the protein MAVLSKIRQRSLLLILVIGFSLLAFIVTDLIGNGGFGVTKNIGSVNGKDIPVQEFLQKVSAAQSRQQGLSPTQASTMVWNQEVERALYEKRYEEAGIRVGRDHVYNMYAQDPSVSRNPQFQNALGEFDKAKFNEFLVNLKETNPEAWKNIESNLPAVENAAKKQLYINMIKAGFITTKLDGKAKYNLENNKVTFDYVFVPYTTINDDEVKVSDDEMIAYMNKNEKKYKADPTVALDFVFIENKASAQDEADIRKDINNLLSPRVVYNEQTKTNDTIPGFRGNVPNIKEFVNNNSDIPYDTTYVAKKDLPLDHAEQLFNLEKGAVYGPYTDNGYFKISKMMARKPGSTAKVRHILVSYEGSKSPSPADRTKEEAKAKADDIMRKAKANPDSFAKLAKENSEDPGSKDKGGVYDNVYEGQMVPEFNDFVFNNAVGKMDVVETDFGYHIIEVMDKYDAVQIATVAKKIQPSERTSDNVFTVATKLEMDAQEKPLEDLAKEIDQEVKSATKIGLHDEKIQGLGDYREIVRWAFSEDTKEGDVKKYDVTNGHAVVRLKSRNENGLQSLEEAKTTVMPILMNEKKAVLIKEKMKGDTVDAVAEATGSTIATAADISLAAPLITGVGAEPKVVGKAYKLEEGKNSGLIEGKTGVFMVRTKSVTKAPELPNHNATIARTQSQSRGGVQSRLTTALKEKADIEDNRGEFNQ; this is encoded by the coding sequence ATGGCGGTTTTATCAAAAATTAGACAACGTTCATTACTTCTAATACTTGTTATTGGTTTCTCACTACTAGCATTTATTGTTACCGATTTAATAGGTAACGGTGGTTTTGGTGTTACTAAAAATATAGGAAGTGTAAATGGTAAGGATATCCCTGTGCAGGAGTTTTTGCAAAAGGTAAGTGCTGCACAAAGCAGACAGCAAGGCTTAAGTCCTACACAAGCCTCTACAATGGTTTGGAATCAGGAAGTAGAGCGTGCCCTTTACGAAAAGCGTTATGAGGAGGCAGGTATACGCGTAGGGCGAGACCATGTGTATAACATGTACGCTCAAGATCCTTCGGTTTCTCGTAATCCACAGTTCCAAAATGCACTTGGCGAATTTGATAAAGCAAAATTCAATGAGTTTTTAGTAAACCTAAAAGAGACTAATCCAGAAGCATGGAAAAACATTGAAAGTAATTTACCAGCTGTAGAGAATGCTGCTAAAAAGCAACTTTACATTAATATGATAAAAGCGGGCTTTATAACTACAAAGTTAGATGGTAAAGCAAAATACAACCTAGAGAACAATAAAGTTACTTTTGATTATGTATTTGTACCGTATACTACAATTAACGATGATGAGGTAAAAGTTTCGGACGACGAAATGATTGCCTATATGAACAAAAATGAAAAGAAATACAAAGCAGACCCAACAGTGGCACTTGATTTTGTATTTATAGAAAATAAGGCATCGGCACAAGATGAAGCGGATATTCGTAAAGATATTAACAATTTACTTTCGCCACGCGTTGTATACAACGAGCAAACTAAAACTAACGATACCATTCCAGGTTTTAGAGGTAATGTACCTAACATAAAAGAATTTGTAAACAACAATTCGGATATTCCTTACGATACTACGTACGTAGCTAAGAAAGATTTACCGTTAGACCATGCTGAGCAATTATTTAATCTTGAAAAAGGTGCTGTTTACGGACCCTATACCGATAACGGTTACTTTAAGATTAGCAAGATGATGGCAAGAAAGCCAGGTAGTACCGCAAAAGTAAGACACATTCTTGTATCTTACGAAGGTAGTAAATCGCCAAGCCCTGCTGACAGAACGAAGGAAGAGGCAAAAGCAAAAGCAGACGATATTATGCGTAAGGCAAAGGCAAACCCAGATTCGTTTGCGAAGCTAGCAAAAGAAAATAGCGAAGACCCAGGCTCTAAAGATAAAGGTGGTGTTTACGATAATGTATACGAAGGGCAAATGGTGCCTGAGTTTAACGACTTTGTATTTAACAATGCTGTTGGTAAAATGGACGTAGTTGAAACCGACTTTGGTTACCATATTATTGAGGTAATGGATAAGTACGATGCTGTACAAATTGCTACAGTAGCTAAAAAAATACAACCATCGGAACGTACTAGTGACAATGTGTTTACCGTAGCTACCAAATTAGAAATGGATGCACAAGAGAAACCGCTAGAAGACTTGGCTAAAGAAATAGACCAGGAAGTTAAGTCTGCTACTAAAATAGGACTTCATGATGAGAAAATTCAAGGCTTAGGTGACTACAGAGAAATTGTTCGTTGGGCATTCTCTGAAGATACTAAAGAGGGCGACGTTAAAAAATATGATGTTACTAACGGACATGCTGTAGTACGTCTTAAATCAAGAAACGAAAATGGCTTACAATCACTAGAAGAAGCTAAAACTACAGTAATGCCAATTCTTATGAATGAGAAAAAAGCAGTACTGATAAAAGAAAAAATGAAAGGCGATACTGTTGATGCTGTTGCAGAGGCTACAGGATCTACTATTGCTACAGCTGCTGATATTTCGCTTGCTGCACCACTTATTACAGGAGTAGGTGCTGAGCCTAAAGTTGTAGGTAAAGCTTACAAACTGGAGGAAGGCAAAAACTCAGGACTTATAGAGGGTAAAACAGGCGTGTTTATGGTAAGAACAAAATCAGTTACTAAAGCACCTGAGTTACCAAACCATAATGCAACTATTGCCAGAACACAGTCGCAGAGTAGAGGGGGAGTACAATCCAGACTTACTACTGCACTAAAGGAGAAAGCAGATATTGAAGATAACAGAGGCGAGTTTAACCAATAA
- a CDS encoding GYDIA family GHMP kinase, whose product MKKTFYSNGKLLLTGEYTVLDGAKAFALPTKYGQYLHVAPNNNKTILWKSLDANSTTWYNDEFSIEDIVLKSTNSQNSITNTLITILHEAYKANPKILDNATGFTVVTELTFPKHWGLGTSSTLINNIAQWFGIDAYQLLWKSFGGSGYDIACAQHKTPILYQIANGKPKVTPMTFVPNFTENLYFVYRNQKQDSREAIASYKDKKNDLTDSINQINAITEQLPNTTTFADFTALLDEHEAIMSEVLDTPTVKEAVFSDFEGSLKSLGAWGGDFILAACKDDPTAYFKTKGYTTIVRYKDMIL is encoded by the coding sequence TTGAAAAAGACTTTTTACAGCAACGGAAAATTACTACTAACTGGCGAATATACCGTATTGGATGGTGCTAAAGCCTTTGCACTCCCCACCAAGTACGGGCAATACTTGCACGTAGCACCCAACAATAACAAAACAATTTTGTGGAAAAGCCTTGATGCCAACAGTACTACTTGGTATAACGACGAATTTAGTATTGAGGATATTGTATTAAAAAGTACAAACAGCCAAAATAGCATTACCAATACACTTATTACAATACTACACGAGGCATACAAAGCAAACCCCAAAATATTGGATAACGCAACAGGTTTTACAGTTGTAACCGAACTAACATTCCCGAAGCATTGGGGTTTAGGAACATCATCAACCTTAATAAACAATATAGCCCAATGGTTTGGTATTGATGCGTACCAATTGCTTTGGAAAAGTTTTGGTGGCAGCGGATACGATATTGCTTGTGCACAGCATAAAACACCAATACTATACCAGATAGCAAATGGCAAACCTAAAGTTACTCCGATGACTTTTGTACCGAATTTTACGGAAAACCTTTATTTTGTGTACCGTAACCAAAAGCAAGATAGCCGTGAAGCTATAGCAAGCTATAAAGACAAAAAAAATGATTTGACTGATAGCATCAATCAAATTAATGCGATAACAGAACAGCTACCAAATACCACAACTTTTGCTGATTTTACAGCACTACTGGATGAGCATGAAGCAATAATGAGTGAGGTATTAGACACACCTACCGTGAAAGAAGCTGTTTTCTCGGACTTTGAGGGCAGTTTAAAAAGTCTTGGGGCTTGGGGTGGCGATTTTATACTGGCAGCCTGTAAAGACGACCCTACGGCTTATTTTAAAACCAAAGGTTATACAACCATAGTCCGTTATAAGGATATGATATTATAA
- a CDS encoding hydroxymethylglutaryl-CoA reductase, degradative translates to MSKAIAGFSKLSKKEKIAWITDTYFSDPNQATALIEKYWNNDTKLQQLHDEFIENTISNFYLPLGIAPNFTINNKNYTLPMAIEESSVVAAASKSAKFWATRGGFKATVLDTEKIGQVHFIFKGDSSKLESFFETIKSKLIAETDSITANMQKRGGGIRTIELRDKTSELANYYQLHATFETVDSMGANFINSCLEQFAKTLKSEATTYPEFNEQEQNIQVVMSILSNYVPNCVVRAEVSCPVSDLNEDKDITPEEFAEQFITAIKIAEIEPFRAVTHNKGIMNGIDAVVLATGNDFRAVEAGVHAYAAKEGTYASLSHAEVKDGAFRFWIDVPLALGTVGGLTSLHPLVKFSLELLGKPSAKELMQIVAVAGLAQNFAALRSLTTTGIQQGHMKMHLMNILNQLEATETEKQKAVKHFEKNTVSYAAANEFVEGLRKVNA, encoded by the coding sequence ATGAGTAAAGCAATAGCGGGGTTTTCTAAACTAAGCAAAAAAGAAAAAATAGCATGGATTACTGACACCTATTTTTCTGACCCCAACCAAGCAACCGCTTTAATTGAAAAGTATTGGAATAACGATACAAAATTACAGCAACTGCACGACGAATTCATTGAAAATACTATTAGTAATTTTTATTTACCGCTAGGTATAGCGCCTAATTTTACAATAAACAACAAAAATTATACGCTACCTATGGCTATCGAGGAAAGCTCGGTAGTAGCAGCAGCATCCAAATCGGCTAAATTTTGGGCAACGCGCGGTGGTTTTAAAGCTACCGTGCTGGATACCGAAAAAATAGGTCAGGTACACTTTATTTTTAAAGGGGATAGCAGCAAATTAGAATCGTTTTTTGAAACCATAAAGTCAAAACTTATTGCCGAAACTGATAGCATTACGGCTAATATGCAAAAGCGCGGTGGTGGAATACGTACTATTGAACTGCGCGATAAAACATCCGAATTAGCAAACTATTATCAATTGCATGCTACGTTTGAAACCGTAGACAGTATGGGTGCCAACTTTATTAACTCGTGTTTGGAGCAGTTTGCCAAGACATTAAAAAGCGAAGCAACAACTTATCCCGAATTTAACGAACAGGAGCAAAATATACAGGTAGTGATGAGCATATTATCCAATTATGTGCCTAATTGCGTAGTTCGTGCCGAAGTTTCGTGTCCTGTGAGCGATTTAAATGAAGATAAAGACATAACTCCAGAAGAATTTGCAGAGCAATTTATTACTGCTATAAAAATAGCCGAAATTGAGCCGTTTCGTGCAGTTACGCATAATAAAGGCATTATGAATGGTATTGATGCTGTTGTATTGGCTACAGGTAACGATTTTCGTGCTGTAGAGGCAGGCGTACATGCGTATGCTGCTAAAGAAGGGACGTATGCGAGTTTATCGCATGCCGAAGTTAAGGATGGCGCTTTTAGATTTTGGATTGATGTACCACTAGCACTGGGTACTGTAGGCGGACTTACCTCTTTACACCCGTTGGTAAAATTCTCGTTAGAGTTGTTAGGCAAGCCTTCTGCAAAAGAATTAATGCAAATAGTAGCCGTAGCAGGACTTGCACAAAACTTTGCCGCATTGCGCTCGTTAACTACCACAGGCATACAACAAGGGCATATGAAAATGCACTTGATGAACATACTGAACCAATTGGAAGCAACCGAAACCGAGAAGCAAAAAGCAGTAAAGCATTTTGAAAAGAACACAGTAAGCTATGCTGCTGCGAACGAATTTGTGGAGGGACTACGAAAAGTAAACGCTTAA